A stretch of the Capsicum annuum cultivar UCD-10X-F1 chromosome 10, UCD10Xv1.1, whole genome shotgun sequence genome encodes the following:
- the LOC107845144 gene encoding fatty acyl-CoA reductase 2, chloroplastic: protein MEALCSLSSSNVSKNILKLSSNRGRCPLKKINNVIYCQSSSGNNAVKASKLSAVVTERTSTISTDNSSNDLRFSPNGNGIGIIKFLRGKTFLITGATGFLGKVLIEKILRTVPDVNKIFVLIKADNKEVAMHRLKNEVLNADIFKNLKQVHGKSYYTFMLSKLVPVVGNVSETNLGLDKDLTNVIAKEVDVIVNSAANTTFDERYDVALDINTGGPTRLMNFAKQCHKLKLFLQISTAYVNGQRQGRIMEKPFCSGDSITKETLSAGVHKNSFSSLNVEDEIKLILESKHAIEDNIVSQKMKELGLERANKFGWQDTYVFTKAMGEMMIDKMRSDVPVVIIRPSVIESTYREPFSGWMEGNRMMDPIILHYGKGQLTGFLVDPNGVLDVVPADMVVNATLAAIAKHGAAGKPGSNVYQVASSVVNPLVFKDLATLLFDHFNSSPYIDSKGRPIHVPRMKLFSSREELSFHLWRDAINKSGLTDTADPNGKLSRKLENICRKSVEQAKYLAHIYEPYTFYGGRFDNSNTQRMMECMSKEEISQFGFDVENIDWKDYISNVHIPGLRKHVMKGRGLSSSSS from the exons ATGGAGGCTTTGTGTAGTCTAAGTTCTTCCAATGTAtcaaaaaacatactaaaattgTCTAGTAATCGCGGAAGGTGTCCGTTAAAGAAGATTAACAATGTGATATATTGCCAAAGTAGTAGTGGAAATAATGCAGTGAAAGCTAGTAAGCTTTCTGCTGTTGTAACTGAGAGAACATCGACGATAAGCACAGATAATAGTAGCAATGATCTTCGTTTTAGTCCAAATGGTAATGGTATTGGCATTATCAAGTTCCTTAGAGGCAAAACATTTCTCattactggtgcaactggtttcTTGGGAAAAG TTCTGATTGAGAAGATTTTAAGGACAGTACCTGATGTGAACAAAATATTCGTCTTGATCAAGGCGGATAATAAAGAAGTTGCTATGCATAGATTGAAAAATGAA GTTCTCAATGCTGACATATTCAAGAACCTGAAACAAGTCCATGGAAAATCTTACTATACTTTCATGTTGAGTAAGTTGGTGCCTGTGGTTGGAAATGTTAGTGAAACTAATCTCGGATTAGACAAAGATTTAACCAATGTGATTGCTAAAGAGGTCGACGTAATTGTAAACTCTGCTGCTAATACTACTTTTGATGAAAG GTATGATGTTGCACTTGATATAAACACCGGTGGACCTACCCGGCTAATGAATTTTGCAAAGCAATGCCATAAGCTTAAGCTTTTCCTCCAAATATCCACAG CTTATGTTAATGGACAACGACAAGGAAGAATCATGGAAAAGCCATTCTGTTCTGGGGACAGTATAACGAAAGAGACTCTATCCGCTGGAGTTCACAAGAATTCCTTCTCAAGTTTGAACGTTGAGGATGAGATAAAGCTGATTTTGGAATCTAAACATGCTATAGAAGATAACATAGTGTCGCAGAAAATGAAAGAACTTGGTTTGGAGAG AGCGAACAAATTTGGGTGGCAAGACACTTATGTATTCACCAAGGCTATGGGCGAGATGATGATTGATAAAATGAGAAGTGATGTACCAGTAGTAATAATTCGACCAAGTGTTATAGAGAGCACCTATAGAGAACCATTCAGTGGATGGATGGAAGGGAACAG GATGATGGATCCGATTATTCTCCACTATGGCAAAGGGCAGCTCACCGGTTTTCTTGTAGATCCCAATGGAGTTCTAGATGTG GTTCCCGCTGACATGGTTGTCAACGCGACCTTGGCAGCAATAGCAAAGCACGGGGCAGCAGGAAAGCCAGGGAGTAACGTTTATCAGGTTGCTTCATCTGTTGTAAATCCATTAGTCTTCAAGGACCTAGCCACGTTGCTTTTCGATCACTTCAATTCTTCACCATATATTGACTCCAAGGGAAGGCCGATTCATGTGCCAAGAATGAAGTTGTTCAGCTCTAGGGAAGAACTTTCTTTCCACCTCTGGCGAGATGCAATTAACAAAAGCGGCCTAACAGATACAGCTGATCCTAACGGGAAGTTATCAAGGAAACTCGAGAATATATGCAGAAAATCAGTGGAACAAGCAAAGTACTTGGCACATATTTATGAACCATACACCTTTTATGGAGGAAG ATTTGACAACAGCAATACTCAGAGGATGATGGAATGCATGTCTAAAGAAGAAATAAGTCAGTTTGGTTTCGATGTAGAGAACATAGATTGGAAAGATTACATCTCCAACGTCCACATACCGGGGCTAAGGAAGCATGTTATGAAAGGAAGAGGGTTATCCAGTTCATCTTCATAG